TGGCGGCGGACGCGATCCGGCTGTCCCGCCGGACCCTCTCGACCATCAAGGGCAACCTGCTGTGGGCGTTCGGCTACAACGTGGCCGCCCTCCCCCTGGCCGCCGCGGGCCTGCTGAACCCGATGATCGCGGGGGCGGCGATGGCGCTGTCGTCCGTGTTCGTGGTGACGAACAGTTTGCGACTGCGGGCGTTCCGCTGAGCCAGGGCCTTCCAGCGAAACGCGGGATCCCCCTTCAGTACGACGCGAGCCTCACATAAGCTCTTCACAAGGCTCGCGCATCATCCTTACGCTTGAGCCCCGTTCGTCGTATCGGGCCTCTTGCGTATCTATGGGGACATATGCAAGAGACGCAGATCACAGTGATGTGAACGTAACCATCGAAGGGGTTCGAAGGTCTAAGTTGGCGATGTCAGACGGCGTCTTGGGGGGCGCCTCCTGGCATCTGGGGATGTCTTGGGGGACTTCCTCAGAGATGCGTTGCCGGGACACGTACACCGGGAAGCTTTGAGCGGCCCTCCCAGCGTGCGCTGTCCCGGCAGGCCGCAGCCGAAGCACGGAAGTAGCCGAGTGACGCAGTGACTCGGTCACGCAGTAACAGCGATTCAGGCGCTGGTTCTCACAGACGCCCGGCCGGATCCCGTGGGGGGAATCCGCACCGGGACATGGGAAGGCGCCCTGGTCGTCGGCCCGTGGGGGGACCGGCGTGCCGGGGCGCCTTCTGCTGTGCCTCTGCTCTGCCCAGTGCTGCTCAGCCGCGCTTTGACGCTTCGGCTGTTTCCGCGGAGCAGCCGAGCCGCCCAGCTGAGTGCGGCCGCCTGCTGTGCGTCAGGCGGCCGCGGCGGATCAGCGCTCCTCGACCGGGACGAAGTCGCGCTCGACGACGCCCGTGTAGATCTGGCGCGGGCGGCCGATGCGGGAGCCCGGCTCCTTGATCATCTCGTGCCACTGGGCGATCCAGCCCGGCAGCCGGCCGAGGGCGAACAGGACCGTGAACATCTCGGTCGGGAAGCCCATGGCCCGGTAGATCAGGCCGGTGTAGAAGTCGACGTTCGGGTAGAGGCTGCGCGAGACGAAGTAGTCGTCGGAGAGCGCGTGCTCCTCCAGCTTCAGCGCGATGTCCAGCAGCTCGTCGGACTTGCCGAGCGCGGACAGCACGTCGTGCGCGGCGGCCTTGATGATCTTGGCGCGCGGGTCGAAGTTCTTGTAGACCCGGTGGCCGAAGCCCATCAGACGGACGCCGTCCTCCTTGTTCTTCACCTTGCGGATGAAGGAGTCGACGTCACCGCCGGAGTCGCGGATGCCCTCCAGCATCTCCAGCACCGACTGGTTGGCACCGCCGTGCAGCGGGCCCCACAGGGCGTTGATGCCGGCGGAGATCGAGGCGAACATGTTCGCCTGCGAGGAGCCGACCAGGCGGACCGTGGAGGTCGAGCAGTTCTGCTCGTGGTCGGCGTGCAGGATCAGCAGCTTGTCGAGCGCGGCGACCACGATCGGGTCCAGCTCGTATTCCTGCGCCGGGACCGAGAAGGTCATGCGGAGGAAGTTCTCCACGTAACCGAGGTCGTTGCGCGGGTAGACGAACGGGTGGCCGACGGACTTCTTGTACGCGTACGCGGCGATCGTCGGCAGCTTGGCGAGCAGGCGGATGGTGGAGAGGTTGCGCTGCTGCTCGTCGAACGGGTTGTGGCTGTCCTGGTAGAAGGTGGACAGCGCCGAGACCACCGACGACAGCATGGCCATCGGGTGGGCGTCGCGGGGAAAGCCCTTGTAGAAGTTCTTGACGTCCTCGTGCAGCAGGGTGTGCCGCGTGATCTCGTCCTTGAAGCCGGTGAGCTCGTCGACGGTCGGCAGCTCGCCGTTGATCAGCAGGTAGGCGACCTCCAGGAAGGTGGAGCGTTCGGCCAGCTGCTCGATCGGGTAACCGCGGTAGCGGAGGATGCCCGCCTCGCCGTCCAGATAGGTGATGGCGGATTTGTATGCGGCGGTGTTGCCGTAACCGCTGTCCAGGGTCACGAGACCGGTCTGGGTCCGGAGCTTTCCGATGTCGAAGCCCTTGTCCCCGACGGTGCTGTCGATCACCGGGTAGGTGTACTCGCTGCCGTCGTACCGCAGTACTACAGAGTTGTCGCTCACGTCTTCCCTCACCGACGTAGTGCCTCATCTTCGAGGTGCCCTGACTGTCTCTACCATCCCCCATTTGGCTCAGGAGAGTGCACTCGGGGTCGACCATTGGGCTTATCTGCGGCACTCAGTGCCGCCAACCTGTCATCCTGCCCGGTTGATTCGCCAACCGGAAGTGCTCTGTGACCTTTGCGACTCATTTGATCGATCATTTTCGCCAGGGACGGGTCCGTGGCCGCGCGCCGGCTGGGTCCGGGTCGGGCCTGGGGCCTGGGGCCTGGGTCAGCGCTCCATGGGGCGGGGCGCGAGCCGGAAGTCCAGCGCCGTGCAGCGGCGTCCCGCCGAGACCGTGCGGACCGCCTGGCCGATCGCCTTGCGGGAGCCGACGAGGACGACCAGCCGCTTGGCCCGGGTGACCGCCGTGTAGAGCAGGTTGCGTTGGAGCATCATCCAGGCGCCCGTGGTCACCGGGATGACCACCGCCGGGTATTCGCTCCCCTGCGAACGGTGGATGGTCACCGCGTAGGCGTGTGCCAGTTCGTCCAGTTCGTCGAACTCGTACGGCACCTCCTCGTCCTCGTCCGTCAGCACCGTGAGGCGCTGGTCGACCGGGTCGAGCGAGGTGACCACGCCCACGGTGCCGTTGAAGACACCGTTCTTCCCTTTCTCGTAATTGTTACGAATTTGGGTGACCTTGTCGCCGACGCGGAACACCCTGCCGCCGAACCGCTTCTCCGACACGTCGGGACGGCCCGGAGTGATGGCCTGCTGAAGGAGCCCGTTGAGGGTGCCGGCGCCGGCGGGCCCGCGGTGCATCGGGGCGAGCACCTGGACGTCCCGTCGGGGGTCGAGCCCGAACCTGGCCGGGATACGACGGGCCGCGATGTCCACGGTGAGCCTGCCCGCGGCCTCCGTGTCGTCCTCGACGAAGAGGAAGAAGTCCTTCATGCCGTCGGTGACCGGGTGCTGCCCGGCGTTGATCCGGTGGGCGTTGGTGACCACGCCGGACTGCTGGGCCTGCCGGAAGACACGGGTGAGACGCACGGCGGGGACGGGGCTGCCGTCGGCGAGCAGGTCCCGCAGCACCTCGCCGGCGCCGACGCTGGGGAGCTGGTCGACGTCGCCGACGAAGAGGAGGTGGGCGCCGGGCGGTACCGCCTTGACGAGCTTGTTGGCGAGGAGGAGGTCCAGCATCGAGGCCTCGTCGACGACCACCAGGTCGGCGTCGAGAGGGCGGTCCTTGTCGTAGGCGGCGTCACCGCCGGGCTTGAGTTCGAGCAGCCGGTGGACGGTGGAGGCCTCGGCGCCGGTCAGCTCCGCGAGCCGTTTGGCGGCCCGGCCCGTGGGCGCGGCGAGGACGACCTTGGCCTTCTTGGCGCGGGCCAGCTCCACGATCGAGCGCACCGTGAAGGACTTGCCGCAGCCGGGGCCGCCGGTGAGGACGGCGACCTTCTTCGTCAGCGCCAGCCTGACGGCGGCCTCCTGCTCGGGGGCCAGGTCGGCGCCGGTACGGTCCTTCAGCCACGTCAGCGCCTTGTCCCAGGCGACGTCGTGGAAGCCGGGCATGCGGTCCTGGTCGGTGCGCAGCAGGCGCAGCAGCTGGGCGGAGAGGGAGAGCTCGGCGCGGTGGAAGGGGACGAGGTAGACGGCGGTGACGGGCTCGCCGCCGTCGGGTCCGGGCACGGTCTCCCGTACGACTCCGGGGTCCTCGCCGTCCTCGGGGGGCGCGGCGAGCTCGGCGAGGCACTCGATGACGAGGCCCGTGTCGACCTGGAGGAGCTTGACGGCGTCGGCGATGAGCCGCTCCTCGGGCAGGAAACAGTGCCCTTGGTCCGTGGACTGCGACAGGGCGTACTGCAGGCCCGCCTTGACGCGCTCGGGGCTGTCGTGCGGGATGCCGACGGACTGGGCGATCTTGTCGGCGGTGAGGAAGCCGATGCCCCAGACGTCGGCCGCGAGGCGGTACGGCTGGTTCCGCACGACGGAGATGGAGGCGTCGCCGTACTTCTTGTAGATGCGCACGGCGATGGAGGTGGACACCTCGACGGTCTGGAGGAAGAGCATGACCTCCTTGATCGCCTTCTGCTCCTCCCAGGCGTCGGCGATCTTCTTGGTCCGCTTGGGGCCGAGACCGGGGACCTCGATCAGCCGCTTGGGCTCCTCCTCGATGATCTTCAGGGTGTCCAGGCCGAAGTGCTGGGTGATGCGGTCGGCGAAGACCGGTCCGATGCCCTTGACCAGCCCGGAGCCGAGGTAGCGGCGGATGCCCTGGACGGTGGCCGGGAGGACGGTCGTGTAGTTCTCGACGGTGAACTGCTTGCCGTACTGCGGGTGGGAGCCCCATCTCCCCTCCATCCGCAGCGACTCCCCCACCTGCGCGCCGAGCAGCGCGCCGACGACGGTGAGCAGGTCGCCGCCGCCTCGGCCGGCGTCGACGCGGGCGACCGTGTAACCGTTCTCCTCGTTGGCGTACGTGATCCGCTCGAGGACGCCTTCGAGGACGGCGAGTCGGCGTTCGCCGGGGGCCGGTGCGGGCTGGGTGGGCATGATCCGACGGTACCGGTGGGGGGTGACAGTGGGGGCAGGCCCTGTCTTCTGCGGACCTGGACTTCCGGCATGGCTGGCGAAGATCTTTTTAGTGACCTTCTTCCAGACGCAGGCCTAACGGAACCGCGCCGCGTCGAAGTTCGCCGCAGCATCTGCTGCCGCGCGTTGTCACCCTGCTCCTGATCACCCGAACTGAACGCCGACTCCATACCCGACTGACCATCCGGAATCGCCGACAGCGACCCGTTCAGCTCCGCCGTGATCTCATCCGCCCGCGCCTTGAACTGGTCGAACATCGCCCGACCCGTACCGTTGAACTTCCCCTCCAACGGCTGCGCCGCCTGCACCAACTGCCGGATCAACGTGCCGAGATCATCACTCGGATCCCGCGAATCACGCATCAGCGTCGACAGCGTCTCGCACCCATGTCGAACTTCATGCCGAACTCGCCTCCCCCTGTTGCTTGTTGGCGCCACTGCGCGTTTCAGCACGCCCACCATGTTCACCAACACCGATCGCACCTGCAACCGCGTTCCGCCACAACCCGGCTATACGGCCGACCCCTGGGACCCTTTTGCGTTCCCGAATCGGACACTCGACCGGAAGGTCACAATCCGGTCTCGACCTCCCCTCCACCCCTTGCCATCCCCCCGTGTAATCGATTCCAATCCCTCTACGCACACCGATGTAATCGATTCCACGACTGCATGACATTCCACGAGGAGGTGGACCGGCGATGGCAAGCATCAAGGACGTCGCCGCCGAGGCGGGCGTTTCCGTCGCCACGGTCTCGCGTGTTCTGAACGGCCATCCGTCGGTCAGCGCGGACGCACGCACGCGCGTGCTGGCCGCCGTGGAGGCGCTGGGCTACCGCCCGAACGCCGTCGCCCGTTCCCTGCGCACCGATCAGACCCACACCCTCGGCCTGGTCATCAGCGACGTGCTGAACCCGTACTTCACCGAGCTGGCCCGCTCCGTCGAGGAAGAGGCCCGTGCGCTCGGCTACAGCGTGATCATCGGCAACGCCGACGAGCGGCCCGAACTCCAGGACCACCACGTACGCAACCTGCTGGACCGCCGTATCGACGGCCTCCTCGTCTCCCCCACCGACGGCGGCTCGCCGCTGATGCTGGACGCCGCGCGCGCGGGGACGCCGATGGTGTTCGTGGACCGGTGGATCCCGGGCATGGACGTGCCCGTGGTACGGGCGGACGGACAGGCGGCCGTACGGGATCTTGTCGCCCATCTCCACGGCCTCGGGCACCGGCGGCTCGCGATCATCGCGGGGCCGGCGGCCACCACGACCGGACGGGAACGCGTGGAGGCCTTCAGGGAGGCGCTCGGCGCGTACGGCCTCGACCTTCCCGACGTCTACACGGGTCAGGGCGACTTCCAGGCCGACAGCGGGCGCCGGGTCACCGAGGGCTTCCTCGATCTGCCCGAGCCGCCCGAGGTCGTCTTCGCGGCCGACAACCTGATGGCTCTCGGCGCGCTGGACGCCGTACGCGCGCGTGGGCTGCGGGTGCCCGACGACATCGCGCTCGCGGCCTTCGACGACATCCCGTGGTTCGTGCACACCGATCCGCCGATCACCGCCGTCGCCCAGCCGACCGGCGAGCTGGGGCGCGCCGCCGTGCGCGCGCTGGTCGCCCGGATCGAGGGGCTGCCCGGCGAGTCCGTCACCCTTCCCGCCCGTCTCGTCGTACGTCGCTCGTGCGGCGAGCCCCTTTCAGCCGTACCGCCCCTGTCCCCCGTACGAAGGAGTACGTCGTGAGCGACCCGGAAGAGTTGCTGCGCATCGAGGGCATCCGCAAGACCTTCCCCGGCGTGGTCGCGCTCGACGGCGTGGACTTCGATCTGCGCCGGGGGGAGGTGCATGTGCTGCTCGGCGAGAACGGAGCCGGCAAGAGCACGCTCATCAAGATGCTCTCCGGCGCCTACACGCCCGACGCCGGGCGGATCCTGGTGGGCGGTGAGGAGGTGCGCATCAACGGTGCGCAGGACTCCGAACGGCTCGGGATCGCCACCATCTACCAGGAGTTCAACCTCGTCCCCGACCTGTCCGTCGCCGAGAACATCTTCCTCGGGCGGCAGCCGCGGCGGTTCGGGATGATCGACCGGAAGCGGATGGAGGCCGACGCCGAAGCGCTGCTCGCGCGCGTCGGAGTGCGGGTGTCGCCCCGCGCGCGCGTGCGTGAACTCGGCATCGCCCGGCTGCAGATGGTCGAGATCGCCAAGGCGCTCAGTCTCGACGCGCGGGTGCTCATCATGGACGAGCCGACCGCCGTGCTCACCACCGAGGAAGTGGAGAGGCTGTTCGCCATCGTGCGGCAGCTGCGCGCGGACGGGGTCGGCGTCGTGTTCATCACGCATCACCTGGAGGAGATCGCCGCCCTCGGGGACCGCGTGACCGTCATCCGCGACGGCAAAAGCGTCGGGCAGGTGCCCGCCTCCACCGCTGAGGAGGAGCTCGTCCGGCTGATGGTGGGCCGGTCGATCGAGCAGCAGTACCCGCGGGAACGGGCCGATGCCGGGTCCGCGCTGCTGACCGTCGAGGGCCTCACGCGCGACGGGGTCTTCCACGACGTGAGCTTCGAGGTGCGGGCCGGTGAGGTCGTCGGCCTCGCGGGGCTCGTCGGGGCGGGCCGTACGGAGGTCGTACGGGCCGTGTTCGGGGCCGATCCGTACGACAAGGGGTCCGTGAAGGTCGACGGCGCGGCCGTGCGCGGCCATGACGTCAATGCCGCCATGGCCGCCGGGATCGGGCTCGTGCCCGAGGACCGCAAGGGGCAGGGACTCGTGCTCGACGCGTCCGTCGAGGAGAACCTGGGGCTCGTGACCCTGCGGTCCGCCACCCGCGGCGGGCTGGTCGACCTCGCGGGGCAGCGTGCGGCCGCCGCGCGGATCGCGGGGCAGCTCGGGGTGCGGATGGCCGGGCTCGGTCAGCATGTGCGGACCCTGTCCGGCGGCAATCAGCAGAAGGTCGTCATCGGCAAGTGGCTGCTCGCCGACACCAGGGTGCTGATCCTCGACGAGCCGACGCGTGGCATCGACGTCGGCGCCAAGGTCGAGATCTACCAGCTCATCAACGAACTGACGGCCGCCGGCGCCGCCGTCCTGATGATCTCCAGCGATCTGCCCGAGGTGCTCGGTATGAGCGACCGGGTGCTGGTGATGGCGCAGGGCCGGATCGCGGGCGAACTGCCCGCCGCCCAGGCGACCCAGGACGCCGTGATGGCGCTCGCCGTCAGCAATCCCTCTACGGAAACGGAGGCCTCCCGTGGCCACTGACACGCTCAAGAGCTCCGCGGGCGCGGGTGGCGCCTCCGGCCCCGGCGGACTGCGCCGGCTGCTGCTCGACAACGGGGCGCTCACCGCGCTCATCGTCCTCGTCATCGCGCTGTCGGCGCTGTCCGGGGACTTCCTGACCGCCGACAACCTGCTCAACATCGGCGTCCAGGCCGCCGTCACCGCGATCCTCGCCTTCGGCGTCACGTTCGTGATCGTCTCGGCGGGCATCGACCTGTCGGTGGGTTCGGTGGCGGCGCTGTCGGCCACCGTGCTGGCGTGGAGCGCCACCAGTGAGGGTGTGCCGGTCGTGCTGGCGGTGCTGCTCGCCGTGGCCACCGGCATCGCCTGCGGTCTCGTCAACGGCTTCCTCATCTCGTACGGCAAACTGCCGCCGTTCATCGCGACGCTCGCCATGCTGTCGGTGGCGCGCGGTCTGTCGCTGGTCATCTCGCAGGGTTCGCCCATCGCGTTCCCGGACTCGATCTCGCACCTCGGTGACACGCTCGGCGGCTGGCTGCCGGTGCCCGTACTGGTGATGATCGTCATGGGTCTGATCACGGCGTTCGTGCTCGCCCGGACGTACCTCGGGCGGTCGATGTACGCGATCGGCGGCAACGAGGAGGCGGCCCGGCTGTCGGGGCTGCGGGTGAAGAAGCAGAAGCTCGCCATCTACGCGCTGTCCGGCCTGTTCGCGGCCGCGGCGGGCATCGTGCTCGCCTCCCGGCTGTCCTCCGCGCAGCCGCAGGCCGCGCAGGGCTACGAGCTGGACGCCATCGCGGCCGTCGTCATCGGTGGCGCCTCGCTCGCGGGCGGTACCGGCAAGGCGTCCGGCACGCTGATCGGCGCGCTGATCCTCGCGGTGCTGCGCAACGGCCTCAACCTGCTGTCCGTGTCGGCCTTCTGGCAGCAGGTCGTCATCGGTGTGGTGATCGCGCTGGCCGTGCTGCTCGACACCGTGCGGCGCAAGGCGGGCTCGACGCCGGTCGGTGCCGGTGGTGGCGGCGACAAGCGCAAGCAGGCGATCACCTATCTGCTGGCCGCGGTGATCGCGGTGGCGGTGGTCGCGGCGACCTCGCTGCTGCACACCGGGTCTTCCGGAACGCAGAAGAAGGTCGGGCTGTCGCTGTCCACGCTCAACAACCCCTTCTTCGTGCAGATCCGGGCGGGCGCCGAGGCCGAGGCGAAGAGACTCGGGGTCGACCTCACCGTCACCGACGCGCAGAACGACGCCTCGCAACAGGCCAACCAGTTGCAGAACTTCACCAGCGAGGGTGTGTCCTCGATCGTCGTCAACCCGGTGGACTCGGACGCGGCCGGCCCGTCGGTGCGGGCCGCCAACAAGGCCGACATCCCCGTCGTCGCCGTCGACCGGGGCGTCAACAAGGCGAAGACGGCGGCCCTCGTGGCGTCCGACAACGTCGAGGGCGGTCAGCTGGGCGCCAAGGCACTCGCCGAGAAGCTCGGCGGCAACGGCACGATCGTGATCCTCCAGGGCCAGGCCGGCACCTCCGCGAGCCGAGAACGCGGTGCGGGCTTCGCCGAGGGGCTGAAGGACTACCCGGGCATCAAGGTGGTCGCCAAGCAGCCGGCCGACTTCGACCGCACCAAGGGCCTCGACGTGATGACGAACCTCCTCCAGGCGCACCCCGACATCGACGGCGTCTTCGCGGAGAACGACGAGATGGCGCTCGGCGCGATCAAGGCGCTGGGTTCGAAGGCCGGCAAGTCGGTCCAGGTCGTCGGTTTCGACGGCACGCCGGACGGGCTGAAGGCGGTCGAGAACGGGACACTGTTCGCCTCGGTGGCCCAGCAGCCGAAGGAACTCGGCCGGATCGCCGTGGACAACGCCCTGCGGGCGGCCGAGGGCGAGAAGGTGAGTGCGACGGTGAAGGTGCCGGTGAAGGTGGTCACGAAGGAGAACGTGGCCGGCTTCGGCGGCTGACGGCCGACCGCCGGGGTCCAGATACGGCTAGCAGGGAGACGTTTCATGTACGACTACGACCTCCTGGTCATCGGGTCGGCCAACGCCGATCTGGTGATCGGGGTCGAGCGGCGGCCGGGCGCCGGGGAGACGGTGCTGGGGTCCGACCTGGCGGTCCATCCGGGCGGCAAGGGCGCCAACCAGGCCGTCGCCGCCGCCCGGCTGGGCGCCCGAACGGCCTTGCTGGCCCGGGTCGGTGACGACGCGTACGGCCGGCTGCTGCTCGACTCGCAGAAGGCCGCCGGGGTGGACACGGTGGGCGTGCTGGTCGGCGGTGCGCCGACCGGCGTCGCGCTGATCACCGTGGACCCGTCCGGCGACAACAGCATCGTGGTGTCGCCGGGCGCGAACGGGAGGCTCACGCCGGACGACGTGCGGGCGTCGGGGAGCCTCTTCCAGGCCTCCCGGGTCGTCTCGACGCAGTTGGAGATCCCGCTGGAGACGGTCGTGGAGGCGGTGCGGAGCCTGGCGCCCGGCAGCCGGTTCGTGCTGAACCCGTCGCCGCCGCGGCCCCTGCCGACGGAGGTGCTGGCGGCGTGCGACCCGCTGATCGTGAACGAGCACGAGGCGAAGGTGATCCTCGGGGACGCGCCGGCCGGGGACGACCCCGCCGACTGGGCGCGGGTCCTGCTGGCGCGCGGGCCGCGTTCGGTGGTCGTGACGCTGGGCGCGGACGGCGCGCTGGTGGCGTCCGCGGAGGGGGTGGCGCGGGTGCCCTCGGTGCGGGTGGACGCCGTCGACACCACCGGCGCGGGCGACGCCTTCACCGCGGCGCTGGCCTGGCGGCTGGGCCAGGGCGACGCGCTCGCGCAGGCGGCGGCGTACGCGGCGCGGGTCGGGGCCGCGGCGGTGACGAAGGCGGGGGCGCAGGAGTCGTACCCGACGCCGGACGAGGTCGCCGCGCTGTGAAGAAGGCCGGGATTCTCAACCGTCACCTCTCGGGGGCGCTGGCCGAGCTGGGGCACGGCGACGGGGTGCTGGTGTGCGACGCCGGGATGCCCGTCCCGCACGGGCCGCGCGTCGTCGACCTGGCCTTCCGGGCCGGAGTGCCGTCGTTCGCCGAGGTGCTGGACGGGCTGCTGGCCGAGCTGGTCGTGGAAGGCGCGACCGCGGCGACGGAGATACGGCGGGCCAATCCGGCGGCGGCGGCGCTGCTGGACGGGCGCTTCCCGCAGCTCCGTCTCGTACCGCACGAACGGCTCAAGGAGCTGTCGGCCGGCGCGCGGTTGGTCGTGCGCACCGGGGAGGCGTCGCCGTACGCGAATGTGCTGCTGCGCTGCGGGGTGTTCTTCTAGCGGACCCGGACCCGGACCCGGACGCGATGGAGGGGGCCGGTCGACGGACCGGCCCCCTCGGCTCTCCCCTCCCGTCAGAACCCCCCGTGATCCCCCCGGATCCCCCCTGTGGAAGCCCTGACTCCCAGTACGACCCGTCGGGGCCGGAAAGGGTTGCACCGGTCGGCAAGAAATTCCGTGCGACGGGAGCCGCCCCGGTGGCGCGCGTCCGCGAGTTGTTGCTGTCTGGACTGCAGACGTGCGGACAGCGAGCGGGGCGGGAAGCGAGGCGGAACCATGGGGCATCGGCACCAGCGGCTCGGGACACCACGGGCCGCCGGGATCGCCGGGGTGGTGTTCGCGCTGCTGATGGCGGCGGCGATCGTCCTGATGCGCGTCGCGCTGCCCGGCGGGGTCGACGGGACGGAAGTCGCCGTCGACGCCGCGCAGCGCGGCGCCGTGCGGACGGCGCTGGAGCTCCTCCCGTTCGCCGGGATCGCCTTCCTGTGGTTCATGGGAGCCCTGCGTCAACAGGCCGGTGAGGGGGAGGACCGGTTCGTGTCCACCGTGTTCCTGGGCAGCGGTCTGGTCTTCGTCGCCACCCTGTTCGCCGGTGCCGCGGCGGCGGGGACCGTGCTCGGCGAGGGGCAGCAGGATTCGCCGTTCGGCCGTCACTTCGCCCATGCCCTGCTGACGACGTACGGGCTGCGGATGGCGGCGGTGTTCGTCTTCGCCACCTCGGCCATCGGTCACCGCATCGGCGCGTTCCCCGGGCCCCTCGTCGTCCTCGGGTACCTCACGGGCCTGACGCTGCTCGTGGTGGGGGCGGATGTGCCCTGGTCGGAGCTGGTCTTCCCGGCGTGGGCGCTGGTCGTCGGCCTGAGCATCCTGCGGGGCCGGCGTCCGGCCGAACCACGCGCCGACGGCGTACGCCGAGCCGGGCCGGTGCGGCACTGAGCCTGGCCGACGGCGTGCGCCGAGCCGGACCAGTGCGGCACTCAGCCCGGCCGACGACGTGCGCCGAGCCGGACCAGTGCGGCACTCAGCCCGGCCGACGACGTGCGCCGAGCCGGACCAGTGCGGCACTCAGCCCGGCCGACGACGTGCGCCGAGCCGGACCAGTGCGGCACTCAGCCCGGCCGACGACGTGCGCCGAGCCGGACCAGTGCGGCACTCAGCCCGGCCGACGACGTGCGCCGAGCCGGACCAGTGCGGCACTCAGCCCGGCCGACGACGTGCGCCGAGCCGGACCGGTGCCGGGGGCGGCTGAGCGGGCCGGCGTTCACTCCAACGGGCTTTCCTCGTCGCCGCCTCCCCTCGGGTCTCGCAGGATGGCCGCAGGGGGCCGGTCATCGGAGAGGACTCTTCCCGTGGTGAGGCTTGTCGTCGACCTGAACCGTTGTCAGGGATACGCACAGTGTGCGTTCCTCGCGCCGGACGTCTTCGCCATGCACGGCGAGGAGGCGCTGCTGTATCGGCCGGAGGCCGACGAGGCGCAGCGCGGGAGACTGGCTCAGGCCGCCGCCGCCTGCCCCGTCCAGGCCATCGTCGTCGACGCGGTGGACGCACCGGCCGAGGCGGCGTCCGGTGAACGGTGACGGAGCGCTGGACCGGCTCAGACGCGAGGGCCGCATCGTCGTCGTCGGCGCCTCGCTGGCCGGGCTGCGGGCCGCGGAGACCCTGCGCGAGAAGGGCTTCACCGGTTCGCTGACGATGATCGGCGACGAGCCCCACGAGCCGTACGACCGGCCGCCGCTGTCCAAGCAGGTGCTGCTGGGGGCGGCCACCGCCGACGGCACCGCGCTGCCCAGGCGCCGCGCCCTCGACGCGACGTGGCGGCTCGGCGTGCGGGCCACCGGCCTGGACATGGCCGCGCGACGGGTGCGGCTGGCCGACGGCGACGAGGTGCCGTACGACCGGCTGCTGATCGCCACCGGTGTGCGGGCACGACCGTGGCCGCGCGAGGAGGAGGCCGGGCTCGACGGCGTCTTCGTGCTGCGGACCCTGGACGACGCCGCCGCGCTGGGGCGGCGGCTGGCCGAGGGCCCCCGGCGGGTCTTCGTCATCGGCGCCGGGTTCACCGGCTCGGAGATCGCCTCGGCGTGCCGTGAGCGCGGCCTCGCCGTCACCGTCGCCGAGCGCGGCGCGGCGCCCCTGGTCGGCGCGCTCGGCGGGGTGGTCGGCGCGGTCGCCGCCGAACTCCAGCGCGAGCACGGCGTGGACCTGCGGTGCGGGGTCATGGTGACCGCCCTGGAGGGCGATGCCTCGGGACGGGTGCGGGCCGCGCACCTGTCCGACGGCTCCACCGTCGAGACCGACGTGGTGGTCGTCTCGCTGGGCGCCACCCGCAACACCGAGTGGCTCGCCGGGTCCGGGCTCGGTGCCGGCCCCCGCGGCATCGCGTGCGACGCCGGCTGCCGGGCCTTCGACATCCGCGGGATCGTGACGGACGACATCTACGTGGCGGGCGATGTCGCCCGCTCGCCGCACCCCTTGTTCGGCTACCAGTTCCTGTCGCTGGAGCACTGGGGCAACGCCGTCTGCCAGGCAGAGATCGCGGCGCACAACATGCTCAGCGAGAGCGCCGACCGGCTCCCCCACATGTGGGTGCCGGCCTTCTGGTCGGCGCAGTTCGGTGTGAACATCAAGTCGGTCGGGGTGCCGTCGATGGGCACCGAGATCCTGGTCTCGCAGGGCTCGCTCATGGATCGCCGGTTCGTCGGGGTCTACGGCTACC
This region of Streptomyces chromofuscus genomic DNA includes:
- a CDS encoding sugar ABC transporter ATP-binding protein; amino-acid sequence: MSDPEELLRIEGIRKTFPGVVALDGVDFDLRRGEVHVLLGENGAGKSTLIKMLSGAYTPDAGRILVGGEEVRINGAQDSERLGIATIYQEFNLVPDLSVAENIFLGRQPRRFGMIDRKRMEADAEALLARVGVRVSPRARVRELGIARLQMVEIAKALSLDARVLIMDEPTAVLTTEEVERLFAIVRQLRADGVGVVFITHHLEEIAALGDRVTVIRDGKSVGQVPASTAEEELVRLMVGRSIEQQYPRERADAGSALLTVEGLTRDGVFHDVSFEVRAGEVVGLAGLVGAGRTEVVRAVFGADPYDKGSVKVDGAAVRGHDVNAAMAAGIGLVPEDRKGQGLVLDASVEENLGLVTLRSATRGGLVDLAGQRAAAARIAGQLGVRMAGLGQHVRTLSGGNQQKVVIGKWLLADTRVLILDEPTRGIDVGAKVEIYQLINELTAAGAAVLMISSDLPEVLGMSDRVLVMAQGRIAGELPAAQATQDAVMALAVSNPSTETEASRGH
- a CDS encoding ABC transporter permease/substrate-binding protein, which produces MATDTLKSSAGAGGASGPGGLRRLLLDNGALTALIVLVIALSALSGDFLTADNLLNIGVQAAVTAILAFGVTFVIVSAGIDLSVGSVAALSATVLAWSATSEGVPVVLAVLLAVATGIACGLVNGFLISYGKLPPFIATLAMLSVARGLSLVISQGSPIAFPDSISHLGDTLGGWLPVPVLVMIVMGLITAFVLARTYLGRSMYAIGGNEEAARLSGLRVKKQKLAIYALSGLFAAAAGIVLASRLSSAQPQAAQGYELDAIAAVVIGGASLAGGTGKASGTLIGALILAVLRNGLNLLSVSAFWQQVVIGVVIALAVLLDTVRRKAGSTPVGAGGGGDKRKQAITYLLAAVIAVAVVAATSLLHTGSSGTQKKVGLSLSTLNNPFFVQIRAGAEAEAKRLGVDLTVTDAQNDASQQANQLQNFTSEGVSSIVVNPVDSDAAGPSVRAANKADIPVVAVDRGVNKAKTAALVASDNVEGGQLGAKALAEKLGGNGTIVILQGQAGTSASRERGAGFAEGLKDYPGIKVVAKQPADFDRTKGLDVMTNLLQAHPDIDGVFAENDEMALGAIKALGSKAGKSVQVVGFDGTPDGLKAVENGTLFASVAQQPKELGRIAVDNALRAAEGEKVSATVKVPVKVVTKENVAGFGG
- a CDS encoding ribokinase, translating into MYDYDLLVIGSANADLVIGVERRPGAGETVLGSDLAVHPGGKGANQAVAAARLGARTALLARVGDDAYGRLLLDSQKAAGVDTVGVLVGGAPTGVALITVDPSGDNSIVVSPGANGRLTPDDVRASGSLFQASRVVSTQLEIPLETVVEAVRSLAPGSRFVLNPSPPRPLPTEVLAACDPLIVNEHEAKVILGDAPAGDDPADWARVLLARGPRSVVVTLGADGALVASAEGVARVPSVRVDAVDTTGAGDAFTAALAWRLGQGDALAQAAAYAARVGAAAVTKAGAQESYPTPDEVAAL
- the rbsD gene encoding D-ribose pyranase; this translates as MKKAGILNRHLSGALAELGHGDGVLVCDAGMPVPHGPRVVDLAFRAGVPSFAEVLDGLLAELVVEGATAATEIRRANPAAAALLDGRFPQLRLVPHERLKELSAGARLVVRTGEASPYANVLLRCGVFF
- a CDS encoding ferredoxin encodes the protein MRLVVDLNRCQGYAQCAFLAPDVFAMHGEEALLYRPEADEAQRGRLAQAAAACPVQAIVVDAVDAPAEAASGER